The Amaranthus tricolor cultivar Red isolate AtriRed21 chromosome 6, ASM2621246v1, whole genome shotgun sequence genome has a segment encoding these proteins:
- the LOC130816158 gene encoding uncharacterized protein LOC130816158, giving the protein MSRLLMFRNIRRATNAILKTRGCSNIGFKRDVTYPLFQPRVPQHKSGFPRNYSVNYASNTMAHHAQNAWKTISKLHSSHGSTIPAITRAQNAWKTISKLHSSHGSTIPAITRAAKAFAIASTRSHPFLPGIFALVFGELALTQKSFAESEYLPSKNAVFMRAQDSQAYMSSLLLDILEVLILLLRAVCLALLFSPSIAMAPFADSFGPHFRTFWLQLVHRTLERAGPAFIKWGQWAATRPDLFPRDLCTELAKLHSKAPEHNFAYTKRTVEKAFGRRISEIFESFEEKPVASGSIAQVHRAVLRFRHPGQKSKLIEVAVKVRHPGVGDSIRRDFVIINAVAKVSTLIPTLKWLRLDESVQQFAVFMMSQVDLSREAANLNRFIYNFRRWKDVSFPKPLYPLVHPAVLVETFEHGESVARYVDDGFDGHERFKTALAHLGTHALLKMLLVDNFIHADMHPGNILVRLKHGKRKREAKSKPHVVFIDVGMTAELSKNDRVTLLEFFKAVACRDGRTVAERTLQLSKQQSCPNPEAFIQEVKESFDFWATPEGDLVHPADAMQQLLEQVRRHKVNIDGNVCTVIVTTLVLEGWQRKLDPDYDVMRTLQTLLFKADWAQSLSYTIEGLMAP; this is encoded by the exons ATGTCAAG ACTTTTGATGTTTAGAAATATTAGGAGGGCCACAAATGCCATATTAAAAACCCGTGGTTGCAGCAATATTGGATTTAAAAGGGATGTCACATATCCTCTCTTTCAGCCACGTGTACCACAACATAAGAGTGGCTTTCCAAGGAATTATTCTGTCAATTATGCAAGTAACACTATGGCACATCATGCTCAAAATGCTTGGAAAACGATTTCAAAGCTGCATTCCTCCCATGGTTCAACCATTCCTGCTATAACCAGGGCTCAAAATGCTTGGAAGACGATTTCAAAGTTGCATTCTTCCCATGGTTCAACCATTCCTGCTATAACCAGGGCTGCTAAAGCATTCGCCATAGCCTCAACCAGGTCTCACCCTTTTTTACCCGGTATTTTTGCCTTAGTGTTTGGGGAGCTAGCACTAACTCAAAAATCATTTGCTGAGTCAGAGTATCTCCCCTCGAAAAATGCTGTTTTTATGCGTGCACAAGATAGCCAAGCCTACATGAGCAGTTTGCTTTTGGACATTCTAGAGGTTCTAATTTTGCTGCTAAGAGCTGTTTGTCTGGCATTATTATTCTCACCCAGCATAGCCATGGCTCCATTTGCAGATAGTTTTGGACCTCATTTCAGAACGTTTTGGCTTCAGCTTGTGCATCGTACCCTTGAGAGAGCTGGCCCTGCATTTATCAAATGGGGACAATGGGCAGCTACACGACCAGATTTATTCCCAAGAGATTTATGTACTGAGCTTGCAAAGCTGCATTCTAAAGCTCCAGAACACAACTTTGCTTATACAAAAAGAACTGTGGAAAAAGCCTTCGGTCGTAGGATTTCTGAAATTTTTGAGAGTTTTGAAGAGAAACCTGTTGCATCTGGAAGTATTGCCCAGGTGCATCGAGCTGTTTTGCGCTTCCGACACCCTGGTCAAAAGTCCAAGCTCATTGAGGTTGCAGTGAAAGTGAGGCATCCTGGAGTTGGGGATTCGATCAGGAGGgactttgttattattaatgcaGTGGCAAAAGTATCCACACTCATCCCTACTCTAAAGTGGTTGAGACTAGATGAAAGTGTTCAGCAATTTGCAGTTTTCATGATGTCACAAGTTGATCTTTCCAGGGAAGCTGCTAATCTAAATCGGTTTATATATAACTTCAGGAGATGGAAGGATGTGTCTTTTCCAAAACCTCTATATCCACTCGTACATCCTGCTGTTTTAGTTGAAACTTTTGAACATGGGGAAAGTGTTGCACGCTATGTTGATGATGGGTTTGATGGACATGAACGCTTTAAAACTGCACTGGCTCACCTTGGAACCCATGCTCTTCTGAAAATGCTACTG GTGGATAACTTCATTCATGCAGACATGCATCCTGGAAATATTCTTGTCCGATTGAAACATGGCAAGCGTAAGCGTGAGGCAAAATCAAAGCCTCATGTTGTCTTCATTGATGTTGGCATGACAGCTGAACTCTCGAAAAATGACCGTGTGACTCTGCTGGAGTTCTTCAAGGCTGTTGCTTGTAGGGATGGACGCACTGTAGCAGAGCGCACTCTCCAATTATCAAAGCAGCAGAGCTGTCCAAATCCTGAAGCATTCATTCAG GAGGTGAAAGAGTCTTTTGATTTTTGGGCTACTCCAGAAGGAGACTTGGTTCATCCTGCAGATGCCATGCAACAGTTACTTGAGCAAGTTAGGCGTCACAAAGTCAACATTGATGGCAACGTGTGCACTGTAATAGTAACGACTTTGGTTCTTGAG gGTTGGCAGCGGAAGCTCGATCCAGATTATGATGTGATGCGCACGCTTCAGACGTTGTTATTCAAAGCTGACTGGGCACAATCTCTTTCATACACTATTGAGGGGCTTATGGCCCCTTAA